Proteins from a genomic interval of Paenibacillus lentus:
- a CDS encoding methyl-accepting chemotaxis protein, giving the protein MGLARKITLAIISLLLVIGALIGGFSYQTAYRQIKTSVGIEVLGCANITTGLVDPRMIEQLLQGDTSVLPLVEEQLNWTVDHKSLFKESFILSLDGEILAADKYLQARGYSAGDSFYLAKADQDMIRDMKHSVYSDVYTYDGVELLSGYAPIYLNHDPASPIVGLMTINFDASIIHERTWEIITLPFAIGAAVLLAGAVCVYFFIHRMIRPLELLSRQVNEIAAGDLSIQPPAIQSRDEIGQLARDFGNMTASLRQLIAEVNGTSVQVAASSQQLSASADQTGKASEQAAEMIEQLTEGTETQLRSLADSSDVIRSMAAAIDEISRQAEAVAQSAQQSSESSEQGREAVQLSIKQMEVMEHKIQQLSSIVQELGSHSQEIQSILDIMTEISTETNLLALNAAIEAARAGEQGRGFAVVATSIRKLAERSVQSADQISALIAHIVNQMDQSSKTMDETLQETLHSTELVRQAGQSFTTIHSSAAHTAESIEGVAANVKELSDRSVHLVGSVEEIVAVANHNVERAQTMSAASEEQLAAMEEVGASASFLSSLSEKLHAMIERFKI; this is encoded by the coding sequence ATGGGATTAGCAAGAAAAATTACTTTAGCCATCATCAGTCTGCTCCTTGTGATCGGGGCCCTAATCGGGGGATTCAGCTATCAAACCGCCTACCGTCAAATTAAAACTTCCGTCGGTATTGAGGTGCTGGGCTGCGCCAACATTACTACGGGGCTAGTGGATCCCCGAATGATCGAACAATTGCTTCAAGGAGACACGTCCGTTCTTCCCCTCGTCGAGGAACAATTAAATTGGACGGTCGACCATAAATCCTTGTTTAAAGAAAGCTTTATCCTGTCCCTGGACGGCGAAATTCTAGCCGCCGACAAGTACTTGCAGGCACGTGGTTACTCGGCTGGCGACTCCTTTTACTTAGCCAAGGCAGATCAGGATATGATTAGAGATATGAAGCACTCGGTTTACAGTGACGTGTACACTTATGACGGCGTAGAGTTATTGTCTGGCTATGCGCCGATTTATCTGAACCATGATCCTGCGAGCCCGATTGTCGGATTAATGACTATTAACTTTGACGCTTCCATCATTCATGAACGGACGTGGGAAATCATTACGCTGCCATTCGCGATCGGCGCAGCGGTTCTTCTGGCAGGAGCTGTCTGTGTCTACTTCTTCATCCACCGGATGATCCGGCCGCTCGAGCTACTTTCACGGCAGGTCAACGAGATTGCAGCTGGAGATTTGAGTATACAGCCCCCTGCAATCCAGAGCCGGGATGAAATAGGACAGCTAGCCCGCGATTTTGGGAACATGACCGCAAGCTTGCGACAGCTTATCGCCGAGGTCAATGGAACGTCCGTGCAGGTCGCCGCATCCTCCCAGCAGCTCTCCGCCAGCGCCGACCAGACGGGCAAAGCAAGTGAGCAAGCTGCTGAGATGATAGAACAACTGACCGAAGGCACCGAAACACAGCTGCGCAGCTTGGCGGACAGCTCGGACGTCATCCGGAGCATGGCGGCAGCTATCGATGAAATCAGCCGCCAGGCGGAGGCTGTCGCGCAATCAGCACAGCAATCCTCCGAATCCTCCGAGCAAGGACGTGAAGCGGTGCAGCTTAGCATAAAACAAATGGAAGTGATGGAGCACAAAATACAACAGCTGTCCTCCATTGTTCAAGAACTCGGCAGCCATTCCCAAGAAATTCAAAGCATTCTCGACATTATGACGGAAATTTCCACGGAAACCAATCTGCTTGCCCTGAATGCCGCAATAGAAGCGGCTCGGGCCGGAGAACAAGGACGGGGCTTCGCCGTTGTCGCCACATCTATTCGCAAGTTAGCCGAACGCTCTGTACAATCGGCGGATCAAATTTCTGCCCTCATCGCCCATATCGTCAACCAGATGGATCAAAGCAGCAAAACGATGGACGAGACCTTGCAGGAGACGCTTCACAGCACAGAGCTTGTGCGCCAAGCGGGCCAATCCTTCACCACGATCCACTCCTCGGCCGCACACACTGCGGAATCGATTGAGGGAGTGGCCGCGAACGTCAAAGAGCTATCAGACCGTTCCGTCCATTTAGTAGGATCTGTGGAGGAAATTGTCGCAGTAGCCAATCATAATGTAGAACGAGCTCAGACGATGTCCGCTGCATCCGAGGAACAGCTCGCGGCCATGGAGGAAGTCGGCGCCTCTGCGAGCTTCCTGTCCAGCCTTTCGGAGAAGCTGCATGCCATGATTGAACGATTCAAAATATAA
- a CDS encoding YwiC-like family protein: MKKQGIVIPHEHGGWAMVTVPFVIGMMSGRPQWMHLWLFLAWLFLYLSSYPLLQSLKRKKDRRRLITWGAIYGVIALFFLAPVLISFPELFYFAPILLVLLTVNIWHVKQKSERAVLNDLCAILTFSMGGAAAYWIGGGGWDHTMLLIVGFNVLFFMGSVFFVKSVFRERTNTRWLVCAKGYHVLLLMAPWLLGLPWMMIAYLFPLIRTLAFAGKTLRPMKVGIIEIIGSVQFLLLAIAVF; encoded by the coding sequence GTGAAGAAGCAGGGGATCGTAATTCCCCATGAACACGGGGGCTGGGCCATGGTCACCGTTCCATTTGTGATCGGAATGATGTCTGGGCGCCCGCAGTGGATGCATTTGTGGCTATTTCTAGCTTGGTTATTTCTATATTTATCTTCATATCCGTTACTGCAATCCTTAAAACGAAAAAAGGATCGCAGACGCTTGATCACTTGGGGAGCCATATATGGGGTCATCGCGCTCTTTTTTTTGGCACCGGTTCTAATCAGTTTCCCGGAGCTGTTCTATTTTGCTCCGATTTTACTTGTTCTTCTGACAGTGAATATTTGGCATGTGAAACAAAAATCGGAACGAGCCGTGTTGAATGATCTCTGCGCTATTCTTACCTTCTCGATGGGCGGAGCGGCCGCCTATTGGATTGGCGGGGGCGGATGGGATCACACCATGCTGCTGATCGTTGGATTTAATGTACTTTTTTTCATGGGTAGCGTATTCTTCGTGAAGTCTGTGTTTCGCGAGCGAACGAATACTCGGTGGCTTGTTTGCGCGAAAGGCTATCACGTCCTATTGCTGATGGCTCCCTGGTTGCTGGGCTTGCCGTGGATGATGATTGCCTACTTGTTTCCATTGATCCGTACCCTTGCTTTTGCGGGAAAAACATTGCGTCCCATGAAAGTGGGTATCATTGAAATTATCGGTTCCGTCCAGTTTTTGCTGCTTGCTATTGCTGTGTTTTAG
- a CDS encoding ATP-binding protein, with amino-acid sequence MPKTDMLHLLRKMYDNSIEAIFFVDAEGKILHMNPAAENILDLDVIEQMHKGETITLCNSCAGYTSEEAMISCMNCFLQNTKEEFSSFQVYLNTRGKGLVPYAASFHMIDEPEGIRVFMLLNLTKQYRTQERLYQTNMTKYVIKAQEDERKRISRELHDSVAQELLSSLVDLRVLKYMNANEVVLNKLQQTEASLTRLLDDIRRLAVELRPASLDDFGLEAAFRSHFKWLEKNYGLLIDFKAELSAARYSNEMETVVYRICQEAVLNALKYANTDDIQVRLFEEEGELQLIVQDEGSGFQLNTRDPKGTGLGLFGMRERAELVQGQLNILSEVGVGTTIHLRIPLSPKEGGEKE; translated from the coding sequence ATGCCGAAAACGGATATGTTGCATCTGTTAAGAAAGATGTACGATAACAGTATAGAGGCTATTTTCTTCGTCGATGCAGAGGGGAAAATTTTGCATATGAACCCGGCTGCAGAGAATATCCTGGATCTTGATGTGATCGAACAGATGCATAAAGGAGAAACGATCACGCTTTGCAACTCCTGTGCCGGCTACACGAGTGAGGAAGCAATGATATCTTGCATGAATTGTTTCTTGCAAAATACAAAGGAGGAGTTCTCTTCCTTTCAAGTGTATTTGAATACGCGGGGGAAAGGACTCGTTCCTTATGCGGCAAGCTTTCATATGATCGATGAGCCAGAGGGCATCCGTGTCTTCATGCTGCTTAACTTAACGAAGCAATACCGGACTCAGGAAAGGCTATACCAGACTAATATGACCAAATACGTGATTAAAGCGCAAGAGGACGAGCGCAAGCGGATTTCACGTGAGCTGCATGATAGTGTTGCTCAGGAGCTGTTAAGCTCCCTCGTCGATTTGCGCGTTCTAAAATATATGAATGCCAACGAAGTCGTCCTGAACAAGTTACAGCAGACGGAAGCTTCATTAACCCGGCTGCTCGATGATATCCGGCGGTTAGCTGTCGAATTGCGTCCGGCGTCATTGGATGATTTTGGCCTGGAGGCCGCTTTTCGTTCTCATTTTAAATGGCTGGAGAAAAATTATGGCCTGCTTATCGATTTTAAGGCAGAGCTATCCGCTGCACGGTACAGTAATGAGATGGAGACCGTGGTTTACCGGATTTGCCAAGAAGCGGTACTGAATGCCCTGAAATATGCGAATACCGATGATATACAGGTCAGGCTGTTTGAGGAGGAAGGAGAGCTGCAGCTCATCGTGCAGGATGAAGGCTCAGGCTTTCAGCTGAACACAAGGGATCCGAAGGGGACAGGGCTCGGCTTGTTCGGTATGCGGGAGCGTGCTGAGCTTGTGCAGGGACAATTGAACATTTTGTCTGAGGTGGGCGTGGGAACGACGATCCACCTTCGCATTCCGTTGTCGCCAAAAGAAGGAGGGGAAAAGGAGTGA
- a CDS encoding GAF domain-containing protein — protein sequence MMKDESNFDFQQAIDLLRQRFEFDFVSIALVQSAADQFVLTWQYVSGNLNERYKRIILHSGKGIAGMVFKTGKPMIIQNIADELDPNDLFNYPIIVAEQLQTACATPLWKESRVAGVLLVGFRESNRLTSSLLDDFRQYIDPSFGPYFTRELVEE from the coding sequence ATGATGAAGGATGAATCGAATTTTGATTTTCAGCAAGCGATTGATTTACTTCGGCAGCGCTTTGAGTTTGATTTTGTTTCGATTGCGCTCGTGCAATCTGCAGCCGATCAATTTGTACTGACATGGCAGTATGTATCAGGTAATTTAAATGAACGCTATAAACGGATTATCCTGCATTCAGGCAAAGGGATTGCCGGTATGGTGTTCAAGACGGGAAAGCCGATGATCATTCAAAATATAGCCGATGAACTCGACCCGAATGATTTGTTTAACTATCCGATTATCGTTGCGGAGCAGCTTCAGACCGCATGCGCTACCCCTCTATGGAAGGAAAGCCGTGTCGCAGGGGTATTACTTGTGGGCTTTCGGGAAAGTAATCGTTTAACATCTTCCTTGCTTGATGATTTCAGGCAATATATAGACCCATCGTTTGGCCCCTATTTCACCAGAGAGCTGGTAGAGGAGTGA
- a CDS encoding response regulator transcription factor, with protein sequence MKIVIADDHAVVRSGFSMILNYQPDMEVVATAADGIEAYQMVAKHNPDVLLMDLSMPPGESGLIATGKISSDFPNTKVLILTMYDDEEYLFHVLKNGAAGYVLKNAPDEELLTAIRTVHQGGTYIHSKMATSLVREFIKKDQETSDSDPFNLLTKREIEVLPLVAKGYGNKEIAEKLFISVKTVEVHKAKIMEKLGLKSRPELVEYALKKKLLDF encoded by the coding sequence GTGAAAATTGTTATCGCTGATGATCACGCCGTCGTTCGCAGCGGCTTTTCCATGATCCTGAATTATCAGCCTGACATGGAGGTTGTGGCCACGGCTGCGGACGGGATTGAGGCATATCAAATGGTTGCCAAGCATAACCCTGACGTCTTGTTGATGGACTTAAGCATGCCGCCGGGAGAAAGCGGATTAATAGCGACAGGCAAGATTAGCAGTGATTTTCCCAATACGAAAGTATTGATTCTTACCATGTACGACGATGAGGAATACTTGTTCCATGTTCTAAAAAACGGGGCTGCAGGCTATGTGTTGAAAAATGCTCCTGATGAGGAATTGCTGACAGCCATTCGCACCGTTCATCAGGGGGGGACGTACATTCACTCGAAGATGGCGACATCCCTGGTCAGGGAGTTTATTAAGAAAGATCAGGAAACTAGTGATTCCGATCCTTTTAACCTGTTAACGAAGCGGGAGATTGAAGTACTGCCATTGGTCGCCAAGGGCTATGGCAATAAGGAAATCGCCGAGAAATTGTTTATTTCCGTTAAGACGGTGGAAGTGCACAAGGCAAAAATTATGGAGAAGCTGGGCTTAAAGAGCCGTCCGGAATTGGTAGAGTATGCCCTCAAAAAGAAGCTGCTCGATTTTTGA
- the thpR gene encoding RNA 2',3'-cyclic phosphodiesterase: MSPEGEKWRLFVAVPLPNPVKERLHSWCLERQNDLKFRRWVHPADYHITLQFLGDTPPEKVAPILEVLQKAAAEIEPFRLEAAGIGVFGSPSRPRVLWSGVQGEMTSLHQLHSRVTAANAELGYVPEERPYAPHITLARKFSEGARLQESLLNKGLSFGDWTNDTILVYRTRVTVSPMYEVVGIISLQK, translated from the coding sequence ATGTCACCGGAAGGGGAGAAATGGCGCTTATTCGTTGCTGTCCCATTACCAAATCCCGTCAAAGAGCGACTGCACAGCTGGTGTCTAGAGCGGCAAAATGACTTGAAGTTTCGTAGGTGGGTACATCCGGCGGATTATCATATTACCCTGCAATTTCTCGGAGATACTCCGCCAGAGAAGGTAGCTCCTATATTGGAAGTGCTACAGAAGGCAGCAGCCGAGATTGAACCCTTTCGACTGGAGGCTGCGGGCATCGGAGTTTTCGGCTCACCCAGTCGGCCCCGCGTGCTGTGGAGCGGTGTGCAAGGAGAAATGACTTCCCTGCACCAGCTCCATAGCCGGGTAACCGCGGCAAATGCAGAATTGGGGTACGTGCCTGAAGAACGTCCATATGCCCCTCACATCACGTTAGCCCGCAAGTTTTCAGAGGGTGCCCGGTTGCAGGAATCGCTGCTAAATAAAGGATTATCGTTTGGGGATTGGACAAATGACACCATTTTAGTGTATCGTACTAGGGTAACCGTAAGTCCGATGTATGAGGTAGTAGGAATCATATCTTTGCAGAAATGA
- a CDS encoding MFS transporter — protein sequence MIRKVQLPLQTMNLVLGFMVWVIISALIPFIKEDIQIPAEKLAILTAIPVVLGSILRIPFGYYANVFGARFVFAVSFVLLLFPVFYISEASSFTDLVIGGLFLGIGGAVFSVGVTSLPKYYPKERHGLVNGVYGIGNLGTAITTFAAPVIATQVGWSLTVKLYLVLLLIFIALNILFGDRKEVKVKTPIMDEIKSVYKSDKLWLFSLFYFLTFGSFVAFTVYLPNFLVSHFELEKVDAGMRTAGFIALATFMRPVGGWLGDKFKPLILLMGIFLGLTLSGILLAFSPSIGLYTLGSLTIAICAGLGNGVIFKLVPQYFNKQAGTVNGIVSMMGGLGGFFPPLMLSMIYSMTGQYSIGFMALSQVALASLILVIWMYYQDQLVMSSKVFRYTGQGILVTDSMGKISSVNPAFTKLTGYDEEEVIGHKPNILKSGKQSKSFYEEMWQTIRETGQWQGEIWNRRKNGDEYLEFLTINAVKDDSGEVVHYVGLFSDITTS from the coding sequence ATGATTAGAAAAGTGCAGTTGCCTTTGCAAACGATGAATTTAGTGCTTGGCTTTATGGTATGGGTTATTATTTCAGCTCTTATTCCATTTATTAAAGAAGATATTCAAATTCCAGCGGAAAAGCTGGCGATTCTCACGGCGATTCCTGTCGTGCTTGGGTCGATTTTAAGAATCCCCTTTGGATACTATGCCAATGTGTTCGGGGCACGTTTTGTATTTGCGGTTAGCTTCGTTTTGTTGCTGTTCCCGGTATTCTATATTAGTGAGGCTTCCTCGTTTACCGATTTAGTCATCGGCGGTTTGTTTTTGGGGATTGGCGGTGCCGTGTTCTCCGTAGGCGTAACATCGCTGCCGAAGTACTATCCGAAGGAACGGCATGGGCTGGTTAACGGCGTGTATGGCATTGGCAATCTGGGTACGGCGATTACAACGTTTGCAGCTCCGGTGATCGCGACACAAGTGGGCTGGTCGTTAACGGTTAAGCTTTATCTTGTTCTTCTTTTGATTTTTATCGCATTGAATATTTTGTTTGGTGATCGAAAAGAAGTCAAAGTGAAGACCCCGATTATGGATGAAATCAAGTCTGTCTATAAAAGCGATAAACTATGGTTGTTCTCACTCTTTTATTTTCTTACCTTTGGTTCGTTCGTAGCTTTTACCGTATACCTGCCAAATTTTCTAGTCTCTCACTTCGAACTGGAAAAAGTAGATGCAGGGATGCGCACCGCGGGCTTCATCGCCCTGGCTACGTTTATGCGTCCGGTGGGAGGATGGCTCGGCGATAAATTTAAACCGTTAATTTTATTGATGGGGATTTTCCTCGGGCTGACATTGTCTGGAATTTTGCTGGCTTTCTCCCCATCGATCGGGCTGTACACTTTAGGGAGTTTAACTATAGCGATTTGTGCGGGCTTAGGGAATGGTGTTATATTTAAGCTTGTTCCGCAATACTTCAATAAACAGGCGGGAACCGTAAATGGGATCGTATCGATGATGGGTGGACTAGGAGGCTTCTTCCCACCGCTTATGCTCTCCATGATTTATTCCATGACCGGGCAGTATTCCATTGGATTCATGGCTTTATCCCAAGTAGCTCTTGCTAGTTTGATACTGGTCATCTGGATGTATTATCAGGATCAGCTCGTCATGTCCAGCAAGGTGTTCCGCTACACGGGGCAAGGTATTCTAGTCACGGATTCAATGGGGAAGATTAGCAGCGTAAATCCTGCCTTTACCAAGCTGACGGGTTATGACGAGGAAGAGGTTATTGGGCATAAGCCGAATATTTTGAAATCAGGGAAGCAATCCAAGTCATTTTATGAAGAAATGTGGCAAACCATCCGAGAAACGGGCCAATGGCAAGGAGAGATTTGGAACCGCAGAAAGAATGGAGACGAATACTTGGAGTTTCTGACCATCAATGCAGTTAAAGATGATTCAGGTGAAGTCGTCCACTACGTTGGATTGTTCAGCGATATTACTACATCGTGA
- a CDS encoding KGG domain-containing protein, with product MANNNRDGKMSLEEAGRKGGEATASNHDKEFYQEIGQKGGEARRDSDKMSREEAGRKGGEARARQRKDK from the coding sequence ATGGCTAACAACAATCGTGACGGTAAGATGAGCTTGGAGGAAGCAGGGCGCAAGGGCGGAGAGGCAACTGCCAGTAATCATGATAAAGAATTCTATCAGGAGATCGGGCAAAAAGGCGGTGAGGCCCGCAGGGATTCAGACAAGATGAGCCGCGAGGAAGCGGGACGCAAGGGCGGCGAAGCTCGTGCCCGCCAGCGGAAAGATAAATAA
- a CDS encoding cell wall hydrolase, which produces MYIFRQNRYITLLISAILVCSGSILLLWGHMDQSQNRARSIELSSNNKSIFVKQQNRNTAVNMNASLNQERRIYRPVVPVISRLQMKKQGESKTSERFQLLFTRNLIAAEQALVQQKAVKAEAAAEAVETIDMSHPPNQIYFTRTELLSQANKDQATWNYVLTDEELHLLHKIVMAEAEGEPYEGKVAVANVVLNRLRSANYPDTIKEVIYQKSQFSPVQNGRMDRVTPNEDSIRAVTEALHGRKEVSDDTYYFLSLSLATDLTVAHTKSKTKEIGNHTFYK; this is translated from the coding sequence ATGTATATTTTTAGACAGAATCGTTATATCACGCTTTTAATCAGTGCAATTCTAGTATGTTCAGGGTCGATTTTATTATTATGGGGTCATATGGATCAGAGCCAAAATCGTGCTCGTTCAATCGAGCTTTCATCAAATAATAAGTCTATTTTCGTAAAGCAGCAGAATCGTAATACTGCCGTGAATATGAACGCATCCCTGAATCAGGAGAGGCGTATTTATCGACCCGTCGTTCCAGTGATTTCCAGACTACAGATGAAGAAACAAGGCGAATCCAAGACAAGTGAGCGTTTTCAGCTTTTGTTCACACGCAATCTGATAGCAGCAGAGCAGGCTCTGGTGCAACAGAAAGCGGTAAAGGCTGAGGCGGCTGCAGAAGCAGTAGAAACAATAGATATGTCTCATCCCCCCAACCAAATATACTTCACTCGTACAGAACTGCTTAGCCAGGCAAACAAGGATCAAGCGACCTGGAACTACGTTCTAACGGATGAAGAGCTGCATCTTCTTCACAAAATAGTGATGGCAGAAGCAGAGGGTGAACCGTACGAAGGCAAAGTGGCAGTCGCCAACGTTGTCTTAAACCGGCTACGGTCCGCCAATTACCCCGACACGATTAAGGAAGTTATTTACCAGAAATCTCAATTTAGTCCTGTGCAGAACGGAAGGATGGATCGGGTTACTCCAAACGAGGATTCGATTCGTGCTGTAACGGAAGCCTTGCATGGGCGCAAGGAAGTGTCTGATGACACTTATTATTTCCTGTCTCTATCTTTGGCTACGGATCTGACAGTTGCACACACCAAAAGTAAAACGAAGGAAATTGGGAACCATACCTTCTATAAATAA
- the moaD gene encoding molybdopterin converting factor subunit 1, whose protein sequence is MIRVLYFAGLRDLTGKPEEIIDRREWTVQGFMDWAKATYPEFGDKTVFVAINEEYARPDDVIQAGDTVAMIPPVSGG, encoded by the coding sequence ATGATTCGAGTACTATATTTTGCAGGTCTGCGCGATTTGACGGGAAAGCCGGAGGAGATCATTGATCGTCGAGAATGGACGGTTCAGGGATTTATGGACTGGGCGAAAGCAACCTACCCAGAGTTTGGTGATAAAACCGTATTTGTTGCTATAAATGAAGAGTATGCTCGTCCAGATGATGTCATTCAGGCCGGGGATACGGTGGCTATGATCCCTCCAGTGAGCGGTGGGTAA
- a CDS encoding molybdenum cofactor biosynthesis protein MoaE produces MKRYEIVDGPIDIQRAIDMVLHPGAGAVTTFTGHVREWTHGVRTIYLAYEAYIPMAEKKLAQIGSEIEEKWPGTRVAIAHRIGELHISDIAVVIAVSSPHRKAAYEANEYAIERIKEMVPIWKKEIWEDGEEWIGDQKKKPEYGGSPE; encoded by the coding sequence ATGAAGCGATACGAGATTGTTGACGGGCCTATCGATATTCAGCGTGCCATAGATATGGTGCTTCATCCGGGCGCAGGTGCCGTGACTACGTTTACGGGGCATGTACGGGAGTGGACACATGGTGTCAGAACGATATACTTGGCTTATGAGGCCTATATTCCGATGGCGGAAAAGAAGCTGGCCCAAATCGGCTCCGAAATTGAAGAGAAATGGCCGGGTACACGTGTCGCTATAGCTCATCGCATTGGTGAGCTGCACATATCCGATATTGCCGTCGTCATCGCTGTTTCGTCGCCTCATCGGAAGGCCGCCTATGAGGCCAATGAGTATGCGATCGAACGGATCAAAGAAATGGTGCCGATTTGGAAGAAGGAAATCTGGGAAGACGGCGAGGAATGGATCGGAGATCAGAAGAAGAAGCCTGAATATGGGGGGAGTCCGGAATGA
- the moaA gene encoding GTP 3',8-cyclase MoaA, with translation MTTEPIRDQLNRPIRDLRISVTDRCNFRCTYCMPKEIFGDDYPFLPKNELLSLEEICYVAQLFASLGVKKLRLTGGEPLLRRNLPELVGMLANIEGIEDIGLTTNGLLLNKYGQALYDQGLRRLNISLDALNPELFAYMNGRGIKPAAILDNIEYAREIGFQIKVNMVVQKGVNDQEILPMAAYFKEKGITLCFIEFMDVGNDNAWSLKRVVTKKDIYDQLSSVYELEALEPHYFGEVAKRYRYKDGKAEIGFITSVSESFCSTCTRARLSSEGRFYTCLFASQGFDLRQLLRGGASKDELLAAIRSVWERRGDRYSDERTEQRALQRKKINMSYIGG, from the coding sequence ATGACGACTGAACCTATACGCGACCAACTGAATCGGCCTATTCGTGATTTGCGCATTTCAGTAACGGATCGCTGCAATTTTCGCTGCACCTACTGTATGCCCAAGGAGATTTTCGGGGATGATTATCCATTTTTGCCGAAAAACGAGCTTTTGTCACTGGAGGAAATTTGTTATGTAGCGCAGTTATTTGCTTCCTTGGGTGTCAAGAAGCTGCGTTTAACGGGCGGTGAGCCCTTGCTGCGCAGAAATTTACCGGAACTCGTGGGCATGTTGGCGAACATCGAAGGGATCGAGGATATAGGTCTGACTACGAATGGACTGCTCCTGAACAAGTATGGCCAAGCGTTATATGATCAAGGCCTCCGAAGATTGAATATCAGCCTGGATGCACTGAATCCGGAGCTATTTGCCTATATGAATGGACGTGGAATTAAGCCGGCAGCTATTCTTGACAATATCGAGTATGCCAGGGAAATAGGCTTTCAAATCAAGGTGAATATGGTGGTACAAAAGGGGGTAAACGATCAGGAAATTCTCCCTATGGCTGCTTATTTCAAGGAGAAGGGAATTACATTGTGCTTTATCGAGTTTATGGATGTGGGCAACGATAACGCCTGGAGCCTGAAACGGGTCGTTACCAAAAAGGACATTTATGATCAATTATCCTCGGTGTACGAGCTGGAAGCCTTGGAGCCGCATTACTTTGGGGAAGTTGCGAAGAGATACCGCTATAAGGACGGTAAGGCCGAGATCGGCTTTATTACCTCGGTGTCGGAGTCGTTTTGTTCGACCTGCACGCGTGCAAGGTTGTCATCAGAAGGAAGATTCTATACTTGCCTGTTCGCCTCCCAGGGATTCGATTTGCGTCAGCTCCTGCGTGGAGGTGCGTCCAAGGATGAGCTGCTCGCCGCAATCCGAAGCGTCTGGGAGCGACGGGGCGACCGTTATTCGGATGAACGAACGGAGCAGCGGGCCTTACAGCGGAAGAAAATAAATATGTCTTATATTGGCGGTTAA